A DNA window from Acidobacteriota bacterium contains the following coding sequences:
- a CDS encoding twin-arginine translocase TatA/TatE family subunit — MFSFPRGPELLVLLILLVLIFGARKLPEIGRGLGEGIKNFRASMKEISDEGGGKASDKRD, encoded by the coding sequence ATGTTCAGCTTCCCGCGCGGACCCGAGCTCCTCGTCCTCCTCATCCTGCTCGTCCTCATCTTCGGGGCGCGAAAGCTTCCGGAGATCGGCCGCGGTCTCGGCGAGGGGATCAAGAACTTCCGCGCCTCGATGAAGGAGATCTCGGACGAGGGCGGCGGCAAGGCGTCCGACAAGCGCGACTGA